In Cydia amplana chromosome 25, ilCydAmpl1.1, whole genome shotgun sequence, one genomic interval encodes:
- the LOC134659749 gene encoding histone H1C-like — translation MADTAVAADAPAPATPAKKPKASASAGAKKPKAKPTHPKTSEMVNSAIKELKERSGSSLQAIKKYIAAQYKVDAEKLAPFIRKYLKSAVESGALIQTKGKGASGSFKLESKSSSAGKKPAAAKKSSAKSSAAAKKPAAAKPAKAKKAAASPAKPKAATKDKKAAAAKKKPAAKKPSTPAKGKSAAAPKAKKTAKPPTKKPKAPKPKKAAAAPKAKPAAKKAASKK, via the coding sequence atggccGATACCGCAGTTGCTGCCGACGCTCCCGCCCCGGCGACGCCCGCGAAGAAGCCCAAGGCGTCCGCATCCGCAGGCGCTAAGAAGCCTAAGGCGAAGCCCACCCACCCTAAGACGTCCGAGATGGTTAACAGCGCCATCAAGGAGTTGAAGGAGAGGAGCGGTTCGTCCCTGCAGGCTATCAAGAAGTACATCGCCGCCCAGTACAAGGTCGACGCCGAGAAACTGGCCCCTTTCATCAGAAAATATCTGAAGAGCGCAGTCGAATCCGGCGCACTCATTCAGACCAAAGGCAAGGGCGCGTCCGGCTCGTTCAAACTGGAGTCGAAGTCATCATCGGCCGGCAAGAAGCCCGCCGCGGCCAAGAAATCTAGCGCTAAATCTTCAGCAGCCGCCAAGAAGCCCGCCGCAGCTAAGCCCGCTAAGGCGAAGAAGGCCGCCGCTTCCCCGGCCAAGCCTAAGGCCGCCACGAAGGACAAGAAGGCAGCCGCCGCCAAGAAGAAGCCCGCCGCTAAGAAACCCTCCACCCCCGCCAAGGGCAAGAGCGCCGCCGCGCCTAAGGCCAAGAAGACCGCGAAGCCGCCGACCAAGAAGCCTAAAGCTCCGAAGCCCAAGAAGGCAGCGGCCGCACCCAAAGCGAAGCCCGCCGCCAAGAAGGCTGCCTCGAAGAAGTAA